A section of the Pan paniscus chromosome 7, NHGRI_mPanPan1-v2.0_pri, whole genome shotgun sequence genome encodes:
- the LOC134730908 gene encoding exonuclease GOR-like: MLRATAPCWFPPGYPEAKKVAEEAALEARSRQLGAEQSQAGAPEGSKMLRATAPCWFPPGYPEAKKVAEEAALEARSRQLGAEQSQAGAPEGSKMLRATAPCWFPPGYPEAKKVAEEAALEAPEFPLPSHQPAQSFGLRVPQMHNQASAFVDIQAEPQNRGPAVPPACPKVVTEACYFPAQRGSACCLPAAPRLTERPSGVRISAPRKRKTIAQSSSPCLVTGCTDAKRTRVASSSQRSSGSKVGRQPGKTRNRSGMACKTTTTISSKRIVRRPSLPSLKKPIVLRRSGCQVPTVLRRGYLQLFTEECLKFCASKQEAEEKALNEEKVAYDCSPNKNRYLNVVLNTLKRLKGLTPSSMPGLSRAALYSRLQEFLLSQDQLEENGYPFPHPERPGGAVLFTGQGKGPGDSSCRVCCRCGTEYLVSSSGRCVRDQLCYYHWGRVRSSQVAGGRVSQYTCCAAAPGSVGCQVAKQHVRDGRKDSLDGFVETFKKELSRDAYPGIYALDCEMCYTTHGLELTRVTVVDADMRVVYDTFVKPDNEIVDYNTRFSGVTEADVAKTSITLPQVQAILLSFFSAQTILIGHSLESDLLALKLIHSTVVDTAVLFPHYLGFPYKRSLRNLAADYLGQIIQDSQDGHNSSEDANACLQLVMWKVRQRAQIQPRHRSASPAALACPWPQAPSTTAISPESSPCPPRRKAKETGAVDGRRGQKAKSNPNRPLPVPRNPCRGPSGLSPSLCPSQTSVLPLIASRSTEPPLPVPRVPAAPPRACPHPSAHPRPLSLHH, translated from the coding sequence atgttgcgagccacagctccctgctggttcccacctggatacccagaagctaagaaggtggccgaggaggcggccctggaggcaagaagccgccagttgggagcggagcagagccaggccggtgctcccgaaggcagcaagatgttgcgagccacagctccctgctggttcccacctggatacccagaagctaagaaggtggccgaggaggcggccctggaggcaagaagccgccagttgggagcggagcagagccaggccggtgctcccgaaggcagcaagatgttgcgagccacagctccctgctggttcccacctggatacccagaagctaagaaggtggccgaggaggcggccctcgaggctccagaattccccctgccctctcatcagcctgcccagagcttcgggctccgggtgccccagatgcacaaccaggcctccgcatttgtggacatccaggcggagccccagaacaggggtccggcggtgcccccagcgtgtcccaaggtggtgacggaggcgtgctacttccctgcacagaggggatcggcctgctgcttgccagccgccccaaggctgacagagaggccctcgggagtccgcatctcagcccccaggaagaggaagacgatcgcccagtcttccagcccttgcttggtcacaggttgcacagatgccaagagaacccgcgtggccagcagcagccaacgctccagtggctccaaggtcggcagacagccagggaagacgcgcaacaggtcagggatggcatgcaagaccaccaccaccatcagctctaagcgaatcgtccgtcgtccatccttaccgagtttgaagaaacctattgtcctccgaaggtctgggtgccaagtccccaccgtcctccgccgaggctatctccaactgttcaccgaagagtgtctcaagttctgcgcctccaagcaggaggccgaggagaaggcgctgaacgaggagaaggtggcctacgactgcagccccaacaagaacaggtacctgaacgtggtcctgaacaccctcaagagactgaagggcctgacccccagctccatgccgggcctcagcagggccgccctgtacagccgcctccaggagttcctgctcagccaggaccagctcgaggagaacggctaccccttcccgcaccccgagcggcccggaggcgccgtcctcttcactggccaggggaaggggcccggcgactcctcctgcagggtctgctgccgttgtggcaccgagtacctggtgtcctcctcgggccgctgtgtacgcgaccagttgtgttattatcactgggggcgggtccgctcgagccaggtggctggaggccgggttagccagtacacctgctgtgcagctgctcctggctctgtgggctgccaggtggcaaagcagcacgtgcgggacggccgcaaggacagcctcgatggcttcgtggagaccttcaagaaagagttgtccagagacgcttatccaggaatctacgccttggactgtgagatgtgctacaccacgcatggcctagagctgacccgcgtcaccgtggtggacgccgacatgcgagtggtgtacgacaccttcgtcaagcccgacaacgagatcgtggactacaacaccaggttttccggagtcaccgaggccgacgtcgccaagacgagcatcaccttgccccaagtgcaagccatcctgctgagctttttcagcgcccaaaccatcctcatcgggcacagcctggagagcgatctgctggccctgaagctcatccacagcaccgtggtggacacggccgtgctcttcccgcactacctgggtttcccctacaagcgttccctcaggaatctcgcggccgactacctgggacagatcatccaggacagccaggacggccacaactccagcgaggacgcaaacgcctgcctgcagctggtgatgtggaaggtccgacagcgcgcccagatccagccacgccaccggtccgcctctcccgccgccctggcctgtccttggccccaggccccttccacaaccgccatcagtcccgagagctcaccctgtccacctcgccgcaaggccaaagaaaccggagcagtcgacggcaggagagggcaaaaagccaagagtaaccccaaccggccactcccagtcccccggaatccctgccgcggaccctcgggcctgtccccatccctctgcccttcccagacctctgtccttccactaatcgcctcccgcagcaccgagccaccactcccagtcccccgagtccctgccgcgccccctcgcgcctgtccacatccctctgcccatccgagacctctgtccttacaccactag
- the LOC134730909 gene encoding exonuclease GOR-like → TTTISSKRIVRRPSLPSLKKPIVLRRSGCQVPTVLRRGYLQLFTEECLKFCASKQEAEEKALNEEKVAYDCSPNKNRYLNVVLNTLKRLKGLTPSSMPGLSRAALYSRLQEFLLSQDQLEENGYPFPHPERPGGAVLFTGQGKGPGDSSCRVCCRCGTEYLVSSSGRCVRDQLCYYHWGRVRSSQVAGGRVSQYTCCAAAPGSVGCQVAKQHVRDGRKDSLDGFVETFKKELSRDAYPGIYALDCEMCYTTHGLELTRVTVVDADMRVVYDTFVKPDNEIVDYNTRFSGVTEADVAKTSITLPQVQAILLSFFSAQTILIGHSLESDLLALKLIHSTVVDTAVLFPHYLGFPYKRSLRNLAADYLGQIIQDSQDGHNSSEDANACLQLVMWKVRQRAQIQPRHRSASPAALACPWPQAPSTTAISPESSPCPPRRKAKETGAVDGRRGQKAKSNPNRPLPVPRNPCRGPSGLSPSLCPSQTSVLPLIASRSTEPPLPVPRVPAAPPRACPHPSAHPRPLSLHH, encoded by the coding sequence accaccaccatcagctctaagcgaatcgtccgtcgtccatccttaccgagtttgaagaaacctattgtcctccgaaggtctgggtgccaagtccccaccgtcctccgccgaggctatctccaactgttcaccgaagagtgtctcaagttctgcgcctccaagcaggaggccgaggagaaggcgctgaacgaggagaaggtggcctacgactgcagccccaacaagaacaggtacctgaacgtggtcctgaacaccctcaagagactgaagggcctgacccccagctccatgccgggcctcagcagggccgccctgtacagccgcctccaggagttcctgctcagccaggaccagctcgaggagaacggctaccccttcccgcaccccgagcggcccggaggcgccgtcctcttcactggccaggggaaggggcccggcgactcctcctgcagggtctgctgccgttgtggcaccgagtacctggtgtcctcctcgggccgctgtgtacgcgaccagttgtgttattatcactgggggcgggtccgctcgagccaggtggctggaggccgggttagccagtacacctgctgtgcagctgctcctggctctgtgggctgccaggtggcaaagcagcacgtgcgggacggccgcaaggacagcctcgatggcttcgtggagaccttcaagaaagagttgtccagagacgcttatccaggaatctacgccttggactgtgagatgtgctacaccacgcatggcctagagctgacccgcgtcaccgtggtggacgccgacatgcgagtggtgtacgacaccttcgtcaagcccgacaacgagatcgtggactacaacaccaggttttccggagtcaccgaggccgacgtcgccaagacgagcatcaccttgccccaagtgcaagccatcctgctgagctttttcagcgcccaaaccatcctcatcgggcacagcctggagagcgatctgctggccctgaagctcatccacagcaccgtggtggacacggccgtgctcttcccgcactacctgggtttcccctacaagcgttccctcaggaatctcgcggccgactacctgggacagatcatccaggacagccaggacggccacaactccagcgaggacgcaaacgcctgcctgcagctggtgatgtggaaggtccgacagcgcgcccagatccagccacgccaccggtccgcctctcccgccgccctggcctgtccttggccccaggccccttccacaaccgccatcagtcccgagagctcaccctgtccacctcgccgcaaggccaaagaaaccggagcagtcgacggcaggagagggcaaaaagccaagagtaaccccaaccggccactcccagtcccccggaatccctgccgcggaccctcgggcctgtccccatccctctgcccttcccagacctctgtccttccactaatcgcctcccgcagcaccgagccgccactcccagtcccccgagtccctgccgcgccccctcgcgcctgtccacatccctctgcccatccgagacctctgtccttacaccactag